The stretch of DNA AGGCGGCTACAGCGGCTGCAGCGACTCTGGCGACTCCGGCGACTCCGGCTACGGCTGCGGCGACTTTGGATACTGCAACTACCTCGACTCCCACCTCCGACGACATTGTGGAACCCCCCTCCAAGCGCCAAAAAGTAACTGATTCTGAGTCGACTGATGTAGCTACTAGTGAAATCGCCGAGTCCACACAGTCTTCAGACGACAAAGGTGACGAGAAGAATGTTCCAGATGACAAGGATGACAAGACTTCCTCAGTCCAGAACAATGACTCTACTACAACCATGCCCCCCACCACCGTAACCCCCGCTAAAACCGCCAAAACGACCAAATCGTCGGCAAAAAAAGACGGCAAAATCTCCACTtttttctcctccaccaacgGCGACTCCAAGTCTAGAGCAACCACGCCGTCCAAAAAGGCCTCCACGCCGTCCAAAACCGCACCCAAGACCACAGCGTCCTCAGGAACCCCATTGAAGCTCAGACTGAAGACAAAACCGTCTCTCCCGGCtctggaagaagaccacGACGAGGAAAACGCTGGACCGCAAATCGAGTTGGACAAGGACTCGATCCAGAACCACCCGGACATTGCCTTCTGCGTCATGTTCCGCACGCGGTTCACCGACCTGTTTGACGGCTGGTGTCCCCCGCTCTCGCCCCAGGAGTTTGAGGCCGGGATCCAGCCCGAAGAGGGCTTCTCGCTGGCGGTGGAATCGTACCTCGTCCGCGTCATGTCGCTCATGATGAACCGTAAAAAACCCGTCGAGGTCGGCAAGTACTCCAACGCCCTGGAAACATGGTCTACCATGCCCCTGGCCCAGGGCTCCGTGTCGACCATCGACGCCATGAGCCTGCCGTGCGGGTGGAGCAGAAAGCTTGCGTCCCGAGACGTGGTGGCAATGGACTGGCGCGGCCGCCTGCAGTTGCTCAAAATGGCCACGGTGGCGGCTCTGTCGCTGTCGGACGCGGTCAAAAAGTTGATTGCCGACAAACGCGAGGTGTCCGGCCGAAAAGTTCTGTCTGAGCTCCAGTGGCTGCCTCTGGGCGAAGATTGCGCCAGAAACACCTATTGGCTGGCCGACGGCTCCGGAGACATTAACTGGGACGAAGATGGGAAAATCATCCCCGCCACAGAAGGCGCCTTTGACACCCAATGGAGATTGTATCGACAAACCAACCCGTACAAGGCGGTGGTTTCGTGGGTGCCGGTGGCGTCGTCGCCGGAAGACTTGGCCACGCTGATTGAGGAGATGCCCAAACTGAGTCCCGCAGACTCTGCAAAGTCCTACACGCCGCTGCTGGAGGCGCAGCACAAACGGCTGCTGGGtaagctggaggagctgattCCGCGAACGCTGTCGTCGCGTGACCGCATCAgggaggccgaggagcgTGTGGTTGCTCAGCAGGCGAAAAAGGCCGCCGCTGCACGTGCCCACGAGTACCAGAAGAGCAAGATTGGTGCCAATCGAGGTCGCACTCGGGGCAAGCGGGTGGactacaagcagcttgCGGCGCCTCAGGACTCGGAGGACGAGTATGagctgaaggaggaggaggccgtCGCTCAAGGCCATCGACGGACTGGGCGAACCAGAACAGCCACCGTTTATGAACCTGCCTATGATGAGGGGGAGGACGGAGACGAGTTCGAGGTGACTCCTTCACCGGAACCGGAGCCCAAGCCGGAAACACCGAGAAACGCCGAGGGTAAGAAGATAAGATATGTGGAGAAACAGggaggaggaaggagaGGAAAGGGATGGGTCTatgttgtggaggaggagattgagtaGGCCCGAAGGCGTTCGATCTAGGAGCTTGCCACGAGAGTGTGTGCAGGAGTGGGCGTGACTGCAATTGGAGTGACATGGTGACTCTGTTCTACTGCTAATCAAAACAGTCTCATCTCTCTACTGCTTCTGAAGGACTCTAAATTATATACTGTATTGATATGTTTTGATATTCGACTgtgagtacgagtacaagtaggagtATGAGTGATTGTTCCGTACGTCCCCAACTGTAGCGATGCACCCATACAATGCTCACCATCTgaactgtacagtacatacccaGAGTGTCCAACCTGATCAACCGAAGAGACAGCAAACTGTTTTGGCTCGGGATGTGTCTTGGGACGGGGACGGAGTAGTTCAGTATATAATGGGGAGACACGGAATTCGAATCTCCGAGAGCCTGGTGGGTCCAGGGCTTCGAATCTGTGATCGCAATGGCAGAATCAGTGGGCGACTGGTATCGGCGAGTCTAGGGGAACCACCTTCGAGCATTATGGGCCTGGCGGAATTCGATCATGACCTGATCTCTCGTTTCAGTCGGTTTTCAGCTCCCTCACATGAGTTGACGATTCCGTTCGAAACGTCGATCGTCGGCCGGATCAACCACCTGTGGCAAAGAAGTCTTCGAGGCACTTCAGAAGGTGCCGATGTCGAATCCAGTACTCCGACTGAACTAGAAGAAAGGTCAGCTCCAAGTGACGGAGGAAGCGTCTCAGGTTGGAGTAGGCACGGAGTAGGAGCAGTACCAACAAGAGACTGGTTAGAGGGAGAAGGGTTCTTCCGTAGGCTTACTTGTCAAAGCTCATGGGGTCATCTCAGATCACCACAAGCCCAATTCGACCTGCTCATATGTTGCTCGATCTCGCCAAAAGTAGTCTTAATGGAAAGCTCTGGTTGCGCAGGTTTCAAAAATGTACTTTTCATGTCATCAGACTAGCTACATCAGGAATACATCAGGAATAAACTGATGCCTACGCCTCTTGCACTTTCCATGATTACTTATCAACAGTCACAAAAACGGCTGAACCAACCAGACAGTCTATTAAACGGCAGATCATGTGGGGTTTTTCAGCTACTtgttttccttcttctttttcttctgtTGAAAAAAGCAACATGATGCTCGTCCCTGCGAAGTTTTTTTCAAGTATTCCATGCATTAATTTAACAAATAATTGCCCAAATACTTAACCAATACTTGCCCGAATACTCAGCCAAACTTGCCCGAATGACTCAGACTCAAAGGAAATCAAACAGGCGCCAAATTCTGAACATCTCAATTCCAGTACCGTACTTTTCAGGTGACATGTTTCCAAGTCGTCAGCCTGGGTGTCAGTTTAGCTGCTGGCTTCCAGTCTCACCAGATGGACTTCATTGAATCAACATTACCATTACATAATAACAGTACATAGAGCAGCTAATATTGGTTCTTCGCCAAACGCCCCTCCAATCGAATTAGCACGTGAAAATAACCCCAATGTATCATAAAAGCTTCTCTCTAGCACTTCAATAACTGTCACATTATCCAATATACTACAACGGCCACTAGACTCATTATCTCGGGTCTAAAACTGCCAATATCCAACATAActggacgagctcaacGGAATCAGCTGAGTAATCACAAGTGTCAAATGGTGGTTGTGTAAGCCCCAGACGGATCAAACAGTGGTGCTGTAGCCCCAGGAAACATTCCAGAACCACGAATATTTCCCCAATTGGAAAAATCGAAAAGACATCTGATTTTTGGACCTAAATATAGCCATTTCCCTTTTCATTCTCTTGAAACAGTCTCAAAACACATTTCAAATTTGTGCTGCCTCTGACAAAACTTGACTGTAGAACCACGATTATGGGCCCTCCTGGAACGACTGAAACGACTGAAACTGGAATGTATTTCTCATAAGAAACGGGACAAAAGTCTCCATACAGATGTTTTCGAAAAACGCCCAAAAAACGCCCAAAAAGACCACCTCAAACAACCACCTACCAGCTCGATCCTCACATAAGAAGAACTAACGCTCCACCAAAAACCGCCAGTCAGAACCTcccaaaaaacacattTTCTTTTCGACATCGCGCAAAATCGCTACAAAAAAACTACAAAACAAACCATTAAACAACCTAGCCAGCGTCGGAGCACCTCTTGTGCTCGCCCACCAGCATATATTACGCTACGTCTATGTCTTATGTAagcctacttgtacggaCAACTATGTAATAGAACTACATAACAGGCGCGACGTTGGCGTGAGTCGACGACAAGCCGACTAAACGGCTCTTCGAACAACTCTCACCATCCACGCACCCATACAGTACTCGCAAGAGCATCTGGATCGACAGGTACGAACAAAGCAGCTGactgatgatgatgacaatCAAAGTTGACAGATGAACAGTTAAACCATTCAACCCTTAAACCGCTAACCATCAAACATTCAATCAGtctgctacttgtaatcAACCAGTCAACAACTAAACCCGTTCGAACAAGTTCGAACCAGTTCAGCACATTTGCAGCCTGGACAACCCCATCGAAATCTTTTCCAGATTCTCGTGCGCACTTCGCTTGGGCGACACAAAGGTCGCCTCGCCAAAATGCACACTGTGAACCTGATCGCTACCCATCTTCTCAGCGTCCCGGGGCATGCCCAAGAAGTTGGAAGGCGTGTAGGTCTCGTGGGAGCTGTCCAGCATGATCGA from Yarrowia lipolytica chromosome 1D, complete sequence encodes:
- a CDS encoding uncharacterized protein (Compare to YALI0D24453g, weakly similar to uniprot|Q9VAV4 Drosophila melanogaster CG1540 protein); the encoded protein is MSGETSGESNGETNGVSVSGVNGDSREHHDHVPARATSATADPDGDVTMGDVATGEVDHPPSELAADESAVDESAVDESATKAGKTRSSSNTGTKSDDKSEVTGADAEAATAAAATLATPATPATAAATLDTATTSTPTSDDIVEPPSKRQKVTDSESTDVATSEIAESTQSSDDKGDEKNVPDDKDDKTSSVQNNDSTTTMPPTTVTPAKTAKTTKSSAKKDGKISTFFSSTNGDSKSRATTPSKKASTPSKTAPKTTASSGTPLKLRLKTKPSLPALEEDHDEENAGPQIELDKDSIQNHPDIAFCVMFRTRFTDLFDGWCPPLSPQEFEAGIQPEEGFSLAVESYLVRVMSLMMNRKKPVEVGKYSNALETWSTMPLAQGSVSTIDAMSLPCGWSRKLASRDVVAMDWRGRLQLLKMATVAALSLSDAVKKLIADKREVSGRKVLSELQWLPLGEDCARNTYWLADGSGDINWDEDGKIIPATEGAFDTQWRLYRQTNPYKAVVSWVPVASSPEDLATLIEEMPKLSPADSAKSYTPLLEAQHKRLLGKLEELIPRTLSSRDRIREAEERVVAQQAKKAAAARAHEYQKSKIGANRGRTRGKRVDYKQLAAPQDSEDEYELKEEEAVAQGHRRTGRTRTATVYEPAYDEGEDGDEFEVTPSPEPEPKPETPRNAEGKKIRYVEKQGGGRRGKGWVYVVEEEIE